One Lachnospiraceae bacterium C1.1 genomic region harbors:
- a CDS encoding DUF4392 domain-containing protein, which yields MSEAKSIEEIILKYSSRGMNILKDHLPKDYCSIAANEILSWKKGNVVLATGFYVAGFAETDGPAGTVVLGRALKKLGYDPVIVTDEYCRNFFEDEDFKVRYLDLNADSESCRELLKELDPVGMISIERCGKNIEGKYANMRGVDIGEHTAPVDELFRLAFGEIPTIGIGDGGNEIGMGNLKETISNELSLTPCEVKTDILLIASVSNWGAYALAAALSEKTGQDLMTSSEETEAYIGKTVEMGSVDGVSHEHKVSVDGNDISIEMEIIDELIGSMKITA from the coding sequence GTGAGTGAGGCGAAAAGCATAGAAGAAATAATCCTTAAATATTCATCAAGGGGAATGAATATATTAAAGGATCATCTTCCTAAAGATTATTGCAGCATAGCCGCAAATGAAATCCTGTCATGGAAAAAGGGAAATGTAGTTTTAGCTACAGGTTTTTATGTGGCAGGCTTTGCAGAAACAGACGGACCTGCAGGAACGGTCGTATTGGGAAGAGCCTTAAAAAAGCTTGGATATGATCCGGTCATCGTAACGGATGAATATTGCAGAAACTTTTTTGAGGATGAAGATTTTAAGGTAAGATATCTGGATTTAAATGCTGACAGTGAAAGCTGTCGGGAATTGCTTAAAGAGCTGGATCCGGTTGGTATGATTTCTATAGAGCGATGCGGGAAAAATATTGAAGGCAAATATGCAAATATGAGAGGAGTTGATATAGGGGAACATACGGCACCTGTAGATGAACTTTTCAGACTTGCATTCGGAGAAATTCCGACTATAGGGATAGGAGATGGTGGAAATGAGATCGGAATGGGTAATCTTAAGGAAACTATCAGTAATGAACTTTCACTCACGCCATGTGAGGTAAAGACAGACATCCTTCTTATCGCTTCGGTTTCTAACTGGGGAGCATATGCCCTTGCAGCAGCTCTTTCAGAAAAAACCGGACAAGACCTTATGACATCCTCTGAAGAGACCGAAGCTTATATTGGAAAGACCGTTGAGATGGGAAGTGTTGACGGGGTAAGCCATGAACATAAGGTGAGTGTAGACGGAAATGACATTTCGATAGAAATGGAAATAATAGACGAACTAATAGGAAGTATGAAAATCACAGCTTAA